The proteins below come from a single uncultured Carboxylicivirga sp. genomic window:
- the thiL gene encoding thiamine-phosphate kinase: MTKIQHTEIGQLGEFGLIHRLTDAIQLKQESTKKGVGDDAAVLDLTKKQTVVTTDLLLEGIHFDLTYTPLKHLGYKAVVVNVSDVYAMNATPTQITVSLGVSAKMSIEALDELYEGIYAACDYYNVDLVGGDTSSSLTGLTISVTAIGVADANKIVYRNGAKNNDLICVSGDLGGAYMGLQLLEREKRVYAGNPELQPDLSGNDYILTRQLKPEARKDVVEFLRELDVVPTSMIDISDGLSSEIKHICKQSKTGCRLYENKIPIDPTTSMLSEEMGINPLVAALNGGEDYELLFTISQDDYEKFAGKEGANIYIIGHITEESKGCYMITNADQEVELQAQGWNPLKKD, encoded by the coding sequence ATGACGAAAATACAACATACCGAAATTGGTCAGTTAGGTGAATTTGGATTGATTCATCGTTTAACCGATGCGATTCAATTAAAACAAGAATCGACAAAAAAAGGGGTAGGAGATGATGCTGCTGTATTGGATTTAACTAAAAAGCAAACAGTAGTAACAACCGATCTTCTTTTAGAAGGAATTCACTTTGATCTTACATATACACCATTAAAACATTTGGGCTATAAGGCTGTAGTGGTTAATGTAAGTGATGTTTATGCGATGAATGCTACGCCAACTCAAATTACTGTTTCGTTAGGAGTTAGTGCAAAAATGTCGATAGAAGCTCTTGATGAGTTATATGAAGGAATATATGCAGCTTGCGATTATTACAATGTAGATTTGGTTGGTGGAGATACTTCCTCTTCATTAACGGGTTTGACTATTTCAGTTACTGCCATTGGTGTAGCCGATGCTAATAAAATAGTTTATCGTAATGGAGCTAAAAATAATGATCTGATTTGTGTGTCTGGTGATTTAGGAGGGGCTTATATGGGCTTGCAATTATTAGAGCGTGAAAAAAGAGTTTATGCTGGTAATCCTGAGCTTCAACCTGATTTGTCGGGCAATGATTATATTTTAACACGTCAGTTAAAACCAGAGGCGCGTAAAGACGTTGTGGAATTCTTGAGAGAGTTAGATGTTGTTCCAACATCTATGATTGATATTTCAGACGGATTATCCAGCGAAATCAAACATATATGTAAGCAATCCAAAACAGGATGCAGATTGTATGAAAATAAAATTCCAATTGATCCAACTACTTCCATGTTGTCTGAAGAAATGGGAATTAATCCTTTAGTGGCTGCTCTAAATGGTGGAGAAGATTACGAATTGTTATTTACCATCAGTCAGGATGATTATGAGAAATTTGCTGGTAAAGAAGGAGCCAATATTTACATTATTGGTCATATCACAGAAGAAAGTAAAGGTTGTTATATGATTACCAATGCTGATCAGGAAGTTGAACTTCAGGCTCAAGGTTGGAATCCTCTAAAAAAAGATTAA
- the ruvA gene encoding Holliday junction branch migration protein RuvA, with the protein MYEYISGRIAEASPAHVVVDVNGIGYLLNISLNTFTRLEGKTEAQLFVHENIREDAFQLYGFADPAERELFRHLISVSGIGANTARMMLSSLTPEELRGAILTGNVNQIKGVKGIGAKTAQRVIVDLKDKLGKEPVDPKIFAEQDNTIREEALSALVMLGFAKNSAQKAIDKILKEDPSAKVEAVIKQALKIM; encoded by the coding sequence ATGTACGAATATATAAGTGGTAGAATTGCAGAAGCAAGTCCTGCACATGTTGTAGTTGATGTGAATGGGATCGGTTATTTGCTTAATATTTCATTAAATACTTTTACCCGACTAGAAGGCAAAACAGAAGCACAACTTTTTGTGCATGAAAATATTCGTGAAGATGCCTTTCAACTATATGGTTTTGCCGATCCTGCAGAGCGGGAGTTGTTTCGTCATCTGATTTCTGTATCTGGTATTGGTGCCAACACGGCTCGTATGATGTTATCCTCACTTACACCAGAGGAGTTGCGAGGGGCCATATTAACCGGAAATGTAAATCAAATAAAGGGGGTAAAAGGCATTGGTGCTAAAACGGCACAAAGGGTAATTGTTGACTTGAAAGATAAGCTAGGAAAAGAGCCTGTTGATCCGAAAATTTTTGCCGAACAAGACAATACAATACGCGAAGAAGCGTTATCTGCTTTAGTGATGTTAGGCTTTGCTAAGAATAGTGCCCAAAAAGCCATTGACAAAATTTTAAAAGAAGACCCTTCTGCTAAAGTTGAAGCGGTTATCAAACAGGCACTTAAAATAATGTAA
- the sprA gene encoding cell surface protein SprA: protein MKKYLRNSFALLTIIGLIWVAGATPVLKDYDISLPSEWGQQPDSLDLKYKIVDKSNNPYLEKEENKGLDLEDPSNIEYRTEYDYETGKVTIYRRMGNIDVKLPYTMTLDEYLNQDTRRSIMSYWRNKQVEGSGNYDNRSIFNQQWDNVGGEAFEGIFGSNKINVKMQGMAELKVGIQRTKIDNPTLQERLRKTTTFDFQEKIQMNISGTIGDKLTLGVNYNTEATFDFENQINLEFEGDEDDILKKVEAGNVTLPLPGTLITGSQSLFGVKTEMQFGKLSVTSIFSQQRGETSVINVEGGAETQEFEIEAIDYDRNRHFFLSKYFRDKYDNALRTLPNVNSTINITRVEVWVTNRRSDVSESRNVVAFVDLGENRAAADLPDLWKAKADVPPSNDANTLYEQMSNGAYAAARDINRVTETLSNVDSKFKNVAHYEKLENARKLTSTEYTLQSKLGYISLNTALNADEVLCVAYEYTDAGQTYRVGEFTVEQNEAEKTIYTKLLKATNLSPEMPTWDLMMKNIYSLNAYQVNREDFIMNVTYTNDSTGGDINYFPEGGEGLNGQLFIRLLNLDRLNSNNDYQPDGVFDFVDNYTINAENGRIIFPVLEPFGTHLESKLGGSSYLKDKYVFQSLYDNTQTVAEQDKLGSKYKLKGRYKSSSGSEISLNAMNIPEGSVIVTAGGIKLTENIDYTVDYTLGRVRIINQGILSSGTPIQVSLENQSLFNLQTKTLLGTHLNYQFNENFNIGGTIMHLQERPLTQKVNIGDEPISNTIWGLNTSYFTESTAITEALDALPLIQTKEKSSVAFEGEFAQIIPGHPSVIDKTGTAYLDDFEGSRISYDMRNWTAWQIASVPQGQPALFRESDELFNDIREGANRAKFSWYTIDPLFLRNDSRTPQHIKDDEEQTMNHFVREVYEQELFPNRQTAYGQPTNISVLNISYYPMERGPYNFDYGENGVEGGYSAGINYDGTLKDPESRWGGMMRQIDVNDFEAANIEYIEFWMMDPYVYDDGVDDNEGTIYFNLGNVSEDILRDSRKSFEQGLPGPNEAFDVDTTAWGFVSRKQNLVNAFSNDPATRLAQDVGLNGMNSEKELEFYSDFMAEIDKTNLSEGAKQAIMSDPASDDFRYFRGAALDEAKASILERYKNFNNPEGNSKPSEYSGEAYSTAAKALPDGEDINRDNTLSEYESYYQYEVPISRSTMSVEANKYIVDSREGDVEDKGKRTVNWYLFRIPISEPDDRVGDITDFRSIRFMRMFMKGFKDTLQLRLATLDLIKGDWRKYQDELYGNTAENSNTTFEVSAVNIEENSEKTPVNYVLPPGVDRVIDPANPQLRELNEQALLFKVNNLSGGDGRAVYKTMNMDMRQYKRIKMFTHAEAVAGEDLQDNEVTAFIRIGTDYNTNYYEYSIPLKLTPEGDYGDSYTERRIVWPEENDFDFPLELLQSVKLQRNDARRVEGSDVTLSTLYTAPDPDKPTNFVTIKGNPNIGNVRVFMMGVKTRGSQTKSVEVWFNELRLTDFDESGGWAANARMSIKLADLGNVSVAGKTSTAGWGSIDQSVQERSQEDFYQYDIATNLELGKLLGPESKLSVPFYFGYSKAVTSPKYYPLDPDIPLDVALENADSEAAKDSIKEMSQSVVKRKSVNFTNVRLSPQKEKVHFYSPSNLSATYSYNETNKHDVETDHLTDKNYRGVLAYNYTAKPKVVEPFKKAVKSNNLALIRDFNFYLLPSQLSYRWELNRNYREQLLRNTTGSSFAPDLTVSKDFDWNRYFDMRYNITKSLKLNFKAITNARIDEPEGAVNKDYDRDAYNDWKDQVWRNIMSMGRTTTYQHNFDVSYALPINKLPLLDFTSANVQYRATYQWEAEPLYGDDVDYNWGNTISNSNTMQGNGQLNMTTLYRKIPYLNELDKKYRSNRRGSSSNKNGKRTVRFNDTKIELKEGVPYIINHKLKTEQVSVRVFDGKGRPLKGQVNVVGKNKVEFIPTKDSESSRVMVTGTIEDNTTPFKIALDYTTLLLTSIKTATISYSENNGTILPGYTGESGFMGTDRGFTAPGTPFILGWQDRDFAVRAANNGWLTPDSSMVNPFVMTHREDFSVKVTLEPIKGLRIDLNADRSFSKNSNEYYISGENRAQGRTENGSLSMSFNVWKTAFDKVEKSGNLESAIFDRFKANRSIVAQRLGLSDDEVNLNRQDVLIPSFLAAYSGKSASSIFTETFPGLSHLSPNWRISYDGLSRIKLFQKVIKSFDISHAYRSTYNMGSYVSQTPSNSYGPITEYDINTITVSEQLNPLIQFNITWLNNITTRTEVKKNRTLSLSMGNNQVIETYNDEFVIGLGYRFDKMNLILGKGSGQKSLSNDLNLRADISFRDNASIIRKIDENYSQLTSGQKITSLKVTADYALSERFNMQVYYDTNVNNPYLSLSYPTTNTNFGVSFRFSLAQ, encoded by the coding sequence TTGAAAAAATATCTACGAAATAGTTTTGCTTTATTAACCATAATCGGATTGATATGGGTAGCTGGTGCTACACCCGTATTAAAAGATTACGATATTAGTTTACCATCTGAATGGGGACAACAGCCCGATTCGCTGGACCTAAAGTACAAGATTGTTGATAAGAGTAATAACCCTTATCTCGAAAAAGAAGAGAATAAAGGCCTCGATTTAGAAGATCCTTCAAATATTGAATATCGGACCGAATACGATTATGAAACGGGTAAGGTAACCATCTATCGCCGAATGGGTAATATTGATGTTAAGTTGCCTTACACAATGACATTAGATGAGTACCTCAATCAGGATACTCGTCGTTCGATAATGTCGTATTGGCGTAATAAACAGGTTGAGGGCAGTGGCAATTATGATAATCGGTCAATATTTAATCAACAATGGGATAATGTTGGAGGAGAAGCTTTTGAAGGTATATTTGGTAGCAATAAAATAAATGTAAAAATGCAAGGTATGGCTGAATTAAAAGTAGGAATTCAGCGTACTAAAATCGATAATCCAACCTTACAAGAGCGACTTAGAAAAACGACTACGTTTGACTTTCAAGAGAAAATTCAAATGAATATCTCCGGTACTATTGGAGATAAGCTTACATTAGGAGTAAATTATAATACTGAGGCTACATTTGATTTCGAGAACCAGATAAATTTGGAATTTGAAGGGGATGAAGATGATATACTTAAAAAAGTAGAAGCAGGTAACGTTACTTTACCCTTGCCAGGAACACTGATTACGGGTAGTCAGAGTTTATTCGGAGTAAAAACCGAAATGCAATTTGGTAAGTTGTCTGTAACCAGTATTTTTTCGCAACAGCGAGGCGAAACATCAGTAATCAATGTAGAAGGTGGAGCCGAAACGCAAGAGTTTGAAATTGAGGCTATTGATTATGATCGTAACCGACACTTCTTTTTAAGTAAATATTTTAGAGATAAATACGATAATGCTTTACGAACATTACCCAATGTAAATAGTACTATCAATATTACTCGGGTTGAAGTATGGGTAACCAACAGAAGAAGTGATGTTAGCGAATCGCGTAATGTGGTAGCATTTGTTGATTTAGGTGAAAACAGAGCTGCTGCCGATTTGCCTGATTTATGGAAGGCCAAAGCCGATGTTCCTCCTTCAAATGATGCAAATACTCTTTATGAACAAATGAGTAATGGAGCTTATGCTGCAGCACGTGACATTAATAGGGTTACAGAAACATTAAGTAATGTAGATAGTAAGTTTAAGAATGTTGCACATTATGAGAAGCTTGAAAATGCGAGGAAGCTTACTTCAACTGAATATACACTGCAATCCAAACTCGGTTATATTTCATTAAATACAGCCTTAAATGCTGATGAAGTGCTTTGTGTGGCCTATGAATATACTGATGCTGGTCAGACATATCGGGTAGGAGAATTTACCGTTGAGCAAAACGAGGCTGAAAAAACAATTTATACAAAATTGTTAAAGGCTACTAACCTTTCTCCAGAAATGCCAACCTGGGATTTGATGATGAAAAACATTTACTCATTAAATGCCTATCAGGTTAACCGTGAGGATTTTATTATGAACGTTACCTATACAAACGATAGTACAGGTGGTGATATTAATTATTTCCCCGAAGGTGGTGAAGGGCTAAACGGTCAGCTATTCATTCGATTATTAAATTTGGATAGATTAAATTCTAATAACGATTATCAACCAGATGGAGTGTTCGACTTTGTTGATAATTATACGATTAATGCTGAAAATGGGCGAATTATATTTCCAGTGTTGGAGCCGTTTGGTACTCATCTCGAAAGTAAATTGGGCGGTAGTTCTTACTTGAAAGATAAATATGTATTTCAGTCGTTGTACGACAATACGCAAACAGTAGCCGAGCAGGATAAGTTGGGTAGTAAGTACAAATTAAAAGGTAGATACAAATCTAGTTCTGGTTCTGAGATATCTTTGAATGCGATGAATATTCCTGAAGGATCTGTTATTGTAACAGCTGGAGGAATCAAACTGACTGAAAACATTGACTATACAGTTGATTATACATTGGGGCGGGTAAGAATTATAAATCAAGGTATTTTGTCTTCGGGAACTCCTATTCAAGTATCGCTCGAAAATCAATCACTGTTTAACCTACAAACAAAAACTTTATTAGGTACTCATTTGAATTATCAGTTTAATGAGAATTTTAATATTGGTGGTACCATCATGCACTTGCAGGAGCGTCCATTAACACAAAAAGTAAACATTGGTGATGAACCCATATCAAATACCATTTGGGGATTAAATACTTCGTATTTTACTGAATCAACTGCAATTACTGAGGCATTGGATGCTTTGCCATTAATTCAAACCAAAGAAAAATCGAGTGTTGCTTTTGAAGGTGAATTTGCTCAGATTATTCCAGGTCACCCGAGTGTTATTGATAAAACGGGAACGGCTTATCTTGATGATTTTGAGGGATCACGTATTTCTTACGATATGCGTAACTGGACGGCTTGGCAGATAGCCAGTGTGCCGCAGGGACAACCAGCCTTGTTTCGAGAATCAGATGAATTGTTTAACGATATTAGAGAAGGAGCCAACCGTGCTAAGTTTTCCTGGTATACCATCGATCCATTATTTTTACGAAACGATAGTCGTACCCCTCAGCATATAAAAGATGATGAGGAACAAACCATGAATCACTTCGTGCGTGAGGTTTATGAGCAGGAGTTATTTCCTAATCGCCAAACAGCCTATGGTCAACCTACTAATATATCAGTACTGAATATTTCGTATTATCCAATGGAGCGAGGTCCATATAACTTTGATTACGGCGAAAATGGAGTAGAAGGTGGTTATTCTGCAGGTATCAATTACGATGGTACATTAAAAGATCCGGAAAGTCGCTGGGGAGGTATGATGCGTCAGATTGATGTAAATGATTTTGAGGCTGCTAATATCGAATATATCGAGTTTTGGATGATGGATCCTTATGTATATGATGATGGTGTAGATGATAATGAAGGAACCATTTATTTTAACCTGGGTAATGTATCTGAAGATATTTTACGCGATTCGCGTAAATCGTTTGAACAAGGGTTGCCCGGTCCCAACGAAGCTTTTGATGTTGATACTACAGCATGGGGATTTGTTTCGCGTAAACAAAATCTGGTAAATGCTTTTAGTAACGATCCTGCTACCCGTTTAGCTCAGGACGTTGGTTTAAATGGAATGAATTCAGAAAAAGAGTTGGAATTTTATTCCGATTTTATGGCTGAAATTGATAAAACGAATCTTTCGGAAGGAGCAAAACAAGCTATCATGAGTGACCCTGCATCCGATGATTTTAGATATTTTAGAGGGGCAGCACTTGATGAAGCCAAGGCAAGTATATTGGAACGTTATAAGAATTTTAACAACCCAGAGGGTAACTCAAAACCTTCGGAATACTCAGGAGAAGCCTATTCAACAGCAGCTAAAGCACTACCGGATGGAGAAGATATCAACCGCGATAATACTTTAAGCGAATACGAAAGTTATTACCAGTATGAAGTGCCTATTTCGCGTTCGACAATGAGTGTTGAGGCTAATAAATATATTGTCGATAGTAGAGAAGGTGATGTTGAAGATAAAGGAAAACGAACAGTGAATTGGTATCTGTTCCGTATCCCTATATCAGAACCTGATGATAGAGTCGGTGATATTACCGACTTCAGAAGTATACGTTTTATGCGTATGTTCATGAAAGGGTTTAAAGATACCTTGCAGTTGCGTTTAGCAACTCTTGATTTGATTAAAGGAGATTGGCGTAAATATCAGGATGAATTGTATGGAAATACTGCTGAAAATTCCAATACAACCTTTGAAGTGTCGGCTGTTAATATTGAAGAAAACTCAGAAAAAACACCCGTAAATTATGTTCTACCTCCGGGGGTAGATAGGGTTATAGACCCCGCAAATCCACAATTACGCGAGTTGAATGAACAAGCTTTACTATTTAAGGTGAATAATTTATCAGGGGGTGATGGAAGAGCGGTGTATAAAACCATGAACATGGATATGCGTCAGTATAAACGCATAAAAATGTTTACTCATGCCGAGGCTGTTGCAGGAGAAGATTTACAGGATAATGAGGTAACAGCGTTTATTCGAATTGGTACCGATTATAATACCAACTATTACGAATATTCTATTCCATTAAAATTAACCCCCGAAGGTGATTATGGTGATAGTTATACCGAACGTAGAATTGTGTGGCCCGAAGAAAATGATTTTGATTTTCCTTTGGAGTTACTGCAATCAGTAAAACTTCAGCGAAACGATGCAAGGAGGGTAGAAGGATCTGATGTGACTTTATCAACATTGTATACTGCACCCGACCCGGATAAACCTACCAATTTTGTTACCATCAAAGGTAATCCTAATATAGGAAATGTTAGGGTATTTATGATGGGTGTTAAAACCAGAGGATCACAAACAAAATCAGTAGAAGTTTGGTTTAATGAATTGCGTTTAACCGATTTTGACGAAAGTGGAGGTTGGGCAGCAAATGCTCGAATGTCAATTAAACTGGCCGATTTAGGTAATGTGTCAGTTGCCGGAAAAACCAGTACTGCAGGTTGGGGTAGTATCGATCAGAGTGTTCAGGAACGTAGTCAGGAAGATTTTTATCAATATGATATTGCAACCAACCTTGAATTAGGTAAACTTTTAGGTCCGGAATCAAAATTGAGTGTCCCATTTTATTTTGGATATTCAAAAGCTGTTACAAGTCCTAAGTATTATCCGCTCGATCCGGATATCCCACTTGATGTAGCACTTGAGAATGCTGATAGCGAAGCTGCTAAAGATTCCATTAAGGAAATGTCGCAAAGTGTGGTGAAGCGCAAAAGCGTCAATTTTACCAACGTACGTTTATCGCCGCAAAAAGAAAAGGTGCATTTTTATAGTCCAAGTAACTTATCGGCAACTTACTCATACAATGAAACCAATAAACACGATGTAGAAACGGATCATCTTACCGATAAGAATTATAGAGGTGTATTGGCTTATAATTACACAGCAAAGCCAAAGGTTGTGGAGCCTTTCAAAAAGGCTGTAAAAAGCAATAACCTTGCATTAATTCGTGATTTTAATTTTTATTTGTTGCCATCTCAGTTGTCATATCGATGGGAGCTTAACCGTAATTATCGCGAGCAATTATTGCGTAATACAACGGGTTCAAGTTTCGCTCCTGATTTAACGGTGTCGAAAGATTTTGATTGGAATCGCTATTTTGATATGCGCTACAATATTACCAAGTCATTGAAGTTAAACTTTAAAGCCATAACCAATGCTCGTATTGATGAGCCGGAAGGAGCTGTTAATAAAGATTACGACAGAGACGCATATAACGATTGGAAAGATCAGGTATGGCGTAATATTATGAGCATGGGTAGAACAACTACTTATCAACATAATTTTGATGTGAGCTATGCTTTACCTATTAATAAACTTCCCTTACTTGATTTTACCAGTGCTAACGTTCAGTATCGGGCAACTTACCAATGGGAGGCAGAGCCTTTATACGGTGATGATGTAGACTATAACTGGGGTAATACTATCTCAAACTCAAATACAATGCAAGGTAATGGGCAGTTGAATATGACTACCTTGTATCGAAAAATTCCATATTTGAATGAGTTAGATAAAAAGTACAGATCGAACCGCAGAGGAAGCTCTTCTAATAAAAACGGAAAAAGAACTGTTCGTTTTAACGATACGAAGATTGAGTTGAAAGAAGGAGTGCCTTATATTATTAATCATAAATTAAAGACAGAGCAGGTTTCGGTTCGTGTATTCGATGGCAAAGGACGTCCATTAAAAGGACAAGTAAATGTAGTTGGTAAAAATAAGGTCGAATTTATTCCAACAAAAGATTCCGAATCGTCAAGAGTGATGGTTACTGGAACTATCGAAGATAATACAACACCATTTAAAATTGCTCTTGATTATACTACTTTATTATTGACTTCCATTAAAACGGCTACTATTTCGTATTCCGAAAATAACGGTACTATTTTACCTGGTTATACCGGAGAGAGTGGTTTTATGGGAACCGATAGGGGATTTACAGCTCCGGGTACTCCATTTATTTTAGGATGGCAAGATCGAGATTTTGCAGTGCGTGCTGCTAATAATGGCTGGTTAACTCCTGATTCGTCAATGGTGAATCCTTTTGTAATGACTCATCGTGAAGATTTCTCTGTTAAGGTTACTTTAGAACCAATAAAAGGACTCCGTATTGATTTAAATGCAGATCGAAGTTTCTCGAAAAATAGTAATGAATACTATATCAGTGGAGAAAATAGGGCTCAGGGAAGAACTGAGAATGGTAGTCTTTCGATGAGTTTTAATGTATGGAAAACAGCTTTTGATAAGGTTGAAAAATCAGGTAATCTTGAATCTGCTATTTTCGATCGCTTTAAAGCAAACCGTTCCATTGTTGCTCAACGATTAGGTCTTTCTGATGATGAAGTAAACCTGAATAGACAAGATGTTTTAATACCTTCGTTTTTGGCTGCCTATTCAGGCAAAAGTGCAAGTAGTATTTTTACTGAGACTTTTCCCGGATTATCGCATTTAAGTCCTAACTGGAGAATTTCGTACGACGGTTTATCTCGTATCAAACTATTTCAAAAAGTAATTAAGTCATTTGATATTTCTCATGCTTATCGTTCTACTTACAATATGGGATCGTATGTTTCGCAAACACCTAGCAATTCCTATGGGCCAATTACCGAATACGATATTAATACTATCACCGTTTCGGAACAATTAAATCCGTTAATTCAGTTTAATATTACGTGGTTGAATAACATCACAACCCGAACTGAAGTGAAGAAAAATAGAACGCTTAGTTTAAGTATGGGTAATAACCAGGTTATAGAAACATATAATGACGAATTTGTAATAGGTTTGGGGTATCGTTTTGATAAGATGAATCTGATTCTTGGTAAAGGAAGCGGACAAAAGTCGTTGAGTAACGATTTAAATCTTCGTGCCGATATTTCGTTTAGAGATAATGCGAGTATCATTCGAAAGATAGATGAGAATTACAGTCAGCTAACATCAGGTCAAAAAATCACCTCGTTAAAAGTAACTGCCGATTATGCCTTAAGCGAAAGATTTAATATGCAGGTTTACTACGATACTAATGTAAATAATCCATATCTATCGTTATCTTATCCAACAACCAATACCAATTTTGGAGTTAGTTTCAGATTCTCTCTTGCTCAATAA